In the genome of Ensifer adhaerens, one region contains:
- a CDS encoding type IV secretion system protein VirB2 has protein sequence MIKHALRIRRHVATAVSVTFLTLALAPAAHASGSSMPWEAPLQSILESIEGPVAKIIAVMIIIITGLTLAFGDTSGGARKLIQIVFGLSIAFAASSFFLSFFSFGGGALV, from the coding sequence ATGATCAAGCATGCTTTGCGCATTCGCCGCCACGTCGCAACGGCGGTGTCCGTCACCTTCCTGACGCTCGCCCTCGCACCGGCCGCCCATGCGTCCGGTTCGTCGATGCCATGGGAAGCGCCACTTCAGTCGATCCTCGAATCGATCGAGGGGCCGGTCGCTAAGATCATCGCGGTGATGATCATCATCATCACCGGCCTGACGCTCGCATTCGGCGATACGTCGGGCGGCGCCCGCAAGCTGATCCAGATCGTGTTCGGCTTGTCGATCGCCTTCGCCGCGTCGAGCTTCTTCCTCTCCTTCTTCTCGTTCGGCGGCGGGGCGCTTGTCTGA